TCCTCACCTCCCAAGCCATCCACCACCTCACCCCACTCATTGTGCCACCTTCCGTTCTCCAGAGCATCAATAAGATTGAGCGTGCTTACCTTTGGGCGGGCACGAAAAAGGTCTGCGAAGGGAAGTGCAAGGTTAATTGGGAAACGGTCTGTAGGCCTACTCACCTAGGAGGATTAGGTGTACTACATCTTGACAAATTTGCCAGAGCTCTCCGGTTGCGTTGGCCATGGTATGAGTGGCATGACCCAACGAAGATTTGGGTTGGTTCGGGAAACCCATGCGACAAAGAGGACATGGATCTTTTTTATGCTCTCACCACCATCACAGTTGGCAATGGGGAAAGGACGCCATTTTGGGACGCGCCGTGGCTCAGCGGCAAGAAGCCAATTGATGTTGCACGCCTCATATACAAGATCTCGAAGCGCAAAAGTTGGAAGGTTAGTAGGGCCTTGCACGATGATGCGTGGATCAAGGCCATCGACATGCATTGTGAGCTGACTTGGAATCATGTGACGCAATTCGTCGAACTGTGGTCTCTGCTCTCTCATATAAACATCTCCCAAGACGTCCATGACACCATCATTTGGAAGCTCTCCCCTAATGGGGAATACTCGGCCAAATTAGCATATAAGGCGCAATTCATGGGAGCTATCCTCACGCCCATGAACAAGGTCATTTGGAAAGTCTGTGCACCCCCCAAGGTCAAATTCTTCGCATGGCTAGCCATCCAAAATAGGGTGTGGATAGCTGACCGCCTAGAGCGGCGCGGGTTGCAAAGTTGCGGTCTCTGCCCGTTATGCAAGAGGGAGTTCGAGTCTGCCGCTCACCTTTTCTACAGATGTTGGTACACTATGCGGTTGTGGAGGCTGATTAGAGATTGGTCGCAAATTGGCGATATCAACACCAACCAGTGGGCGGATCATCACTCTCTCAGTagttggtggactcatatggccagGCGCAGCAAGGCGATGGCGACCCTCACCTTGCTCACCACCTGGACCATTTGGAATAAGAGAAATGCAAGGGTCTTCCAGAAGAAATcgacgccccccccccctccccccaaatCATCTTGCGAAACTTGAAGGAGGAAGCTAGGCTCTGGGTGCTAGCGGGGGCGAAACGCCTGAGTAATTTGATGCCGCGAGAGTAATGACTTCATATTCAGTGGCCTCGTGTGGCTCCGACTTAAACCTTGTCTCCTTCCTTAATTAatgaatgaggcaaatcttttgcctttgcGTTAAAAAAAAGTTATATCACCAAAAcacgtactcccttcgttcctaaatataagtctttttagagattctactACATGCTAGATAtgtatgtatatagacatattttagagtgtagattcattcattttgttttaTATGTAGTCCtagtgaaatctttaaaaagacttatatttagaaacggagggagtagtatttatttccCTCAAAACAACAGTCGATTAAACTATGACTCCCTCTAGATTAATTATTTAGCGAATTTAATCAGGGAATGGAATCTATACGCGCACGTACGAACGTGCTATTCCTACATGCATGCGATGTTTGAGGACCCTTGCTTTGGAGGCAAGGTATACAACTTTCATTCCTTGCCGCAGCATTCCACTATGGACCATATCACTACGACTTTATCAATCTACACTTTAAGGAGATTACAACAAAGTGATCAAATTTAGCCGGTGCGGTTAGCTATTGCTCAACGAATATGTTCTTTGCACGGCCGCCCAGCCGCCCGCCCGCCTGCCCGTCCACGATTTATCCTGATTCCCGCATGCCCCCGCGGTAGCCCGTCATTCATATACCCAATGACAGCAACAAATGGGAAAGATTAGAAAAGGAGAGAGACTTGTCGTCTCTTTGATACAGTAGTTTTGTTATTTTCtgaaaaaaaattctatgagaccaggtcacgggttagcaggtgagacctaTCCTGATGAATGACACGTGACATTCACAAATCATAAAGCATCTACCCCATCCCCACTTAATATCGGAGGAAGGGGGGAGAttaaatgctttgtgatttgtaaatgacacgtgtcatccatcagggcgggtctcacctactccctctgtaaactaatataagagcgtttagattactaaagtagtgatctaaacgctcttatattagtttacggagggagtactttatatgagacctggtctcatataattttttttccttATTTCCATGTCCTCTGTGTTTGCGAAATTCCTTATTTCCATGTCGATGAATCAAGAATAATGCCAACGTGCAAGTGCCGAGACGAAGAAAAGAAAATGTCCATTGTTGTCGAGTGACAAAAAGGAGGAAAACTCCCATAAACTGAAAGTAGTAACGCCTAGACAAGACATGCATCCGGTGCTCTACCGTCCACCTCACCTTATTCGGTTATTCATAGCTCAGCCGCCCTCCCGTCCAACCCGACCCTAGCCGGCCGGTATATATCCCCCTCCCGCCTCCCCGATTCTCCTCATTCTCCACCTCTCCTCCAACCTCCTAACCGCCCCTCTCCGCGAGCCAACCTAACTATCTACGAGCTAGCGGCATGGCAAAGGTACACCCGAACGTCGCCGCGCCAGAGCTGCTGGCTGGAGGCAGAGCCGTCGTCGAGGAGCAGCAGCCCACGGTGCTGACGGTGTGGCGCAAGTCTCTGCTCTTCAACTGCGACGGCTTCACCGTCTTCGACTCCGCCGGCGGCCTCGCCTTCCGCGTCGACCGCTATGGCTTTTCGTCGGGGATCCGGCGCCGCGCCGAGGACGTCGTGCTCATGGACGCCGCGGGGAAGCCGCTCCTCACAGTGCGGCGCAAGATCAAGCTGAGCCTGGGCCTGGGGGAGCACTGGGTGGTGTACGACGGCGAGGCGACCGCCTCAACCGCCAAGCCGCTCCTCTCCGTGCGCCGCCATCAcgccggcctccgccgccgcgCGTCCGACAAGACGCTCGCGCACGTCACGCCGCTGGGGCCCTCTTCGGCCGGCGCTGACGCGGCCGCCTACGTCGTGGAGGGGTCGTACGGGCGGCGGAGCTGCGCGGTGCGGGACGTGCGCGGGGGTGCCTCCGTGGCGGAGGTGCAGCGGAAGGAGTCGGTGGGGGACGACGTGTTCCGGCTGGTGGTGCCTGATCATCGCCTGGGAACGGCGCTGTCCATGGGCGTCGTCATCGCCCTCGACCAGATGTTCGGCGCCGCCTCGTCGCGGACGTCGCTGCTGAACAGGAGCTGGTCGGCGTAGGAGTACACTGGCGGCGGTAGGAGCCAGCTGGTGAAGCCGCTGACCTGGAGGTCCCACACGGCAACAAGGTTCTTCGCAAGGGGAAAGCTACTGGCCCCACCTGTCGGCGTGAGCACAGTTTTAGGTGCAGATTGCCCCGCAGAATGTAGTAGCAAAGCAGAAGAGTAATTTGCATTTAAATTTAGAAAACAAAGCTACGGAGCTGGATACATGCCTTAGGAATCGGTACATACTGTCAGACTCTGCAACTTGTGTTTTTGGGTGATGCTAAAAATACTATGTACATTGATATATAGTGTGAGTTTTTTTTAAGAGTACGCCAATGACGTACCATAACTTTAGAAGGGGAGAGCAAGCGCTGTTTACAAGAGTTGCAGGAAAGAAAAAGAGCTTCCAAAGAGAAGCACACACCCTAGGACACCTAACTAGCTAGCCTATGCCTACACTCTCACAAAACGAACCATAACCTCCTCCACCCAAGCCCGCCAGTCTCCATTCTTTTAGCTCCGCAATGATGGCAAGGGCCAACTCGGATGCGGTCTTCTGCTGGTTGATCCGGTGAAAGACTTTGGCGTTACGTTGCTTCCAAAGAGCCCAAGTGGTCGTGATGATGACCGTATCAAAGCCGTGCTTCAAATTCTTCCTGAAGTTAGTCCTCGTGGCCAGCCATCACTCAAGAAGAGTGTCCTCCGGTTTGGGGGTGCTACCTCTGAAGCTGAGAGTCTAAAAAATGTAGTGCCACACTTCCCTAGCATAGACGCATTGAATGAGAATGTGGTCCGCATTATCCTCGTCTTGAAGACACGTGAAGCAAGAGGATGGGGCATCCTGGAGTCCATGACTAGCTCTCCCGTCAGAGGTCCAAATCCGGTATTGTACTGCCAACCACACGAAGAGTTTACACTTCAAGAGGGCCCAACTTCTCCAAATGCAAGAGGCGTAGGGTGCTCTTTTGGCGCCTTGGCAAAGACGATTGTAGGTGGACTTTGCAGTGTAAGATCCTGACGGGTCAGCCGGCCACGAGAAAGAATCTTCCCTATTGGGGTCGCAATTGATCGTGCTGATCGCGAGATTAAGATGTAAGAGCTGCATGTGGCCAACAAAGTTAACATCTCCGCTGATATCATGCAgccaacgcccctccaaaagcccgTCCTCGACCGTGCGGCGATTGATCGTACGCGTGTCCACCAGTGCATGGATTAGCGGTGCGATGTCCTTGACCGCAAAGCCATGGATCCATCGATCTCTCCAGAACAAGACCTTGCCGCCCTTCCCCACAGTGATGTGCACCATGCTGTCAAAAACCTCCCGAGCCTCTCTGTCGACCGCCATGGCAAGCCTTGCCATGGCCTGTCAGGGTCCGTCCTTCTTAGCCATTCCCATCGCACTCTCAAGGCCAACCCTTGCAATTGAAGATTAAGAACGCCCAAACCGCCTTGCCAAGTCGGTTTGCAAACCGAGTTCCAGGCCACAAGACATTGGCCGCCATTCGTTTTCTCTTTACCAGCCCAAAAGAACGAGCGCATCCATTGGTTGATCTCTTCAAAAACCCAGACTGGAGCCTCCGTGATCATGAAGTGATGGATGGGTTTGGCTGCAATCACCGACTTAACGAGCACCAATCGTCCTGGACGATGTATAAGCCCTCTTTGCCAGGCCGGGGCGAAGCTCTTGGCTTGATCGATCATGGGCTGCCAATCAGCCCTCGAAAGCTGTCGGATGGCAAGTTGGAGACCAAGATATTTGCACGGGAAGTTCCCCAAACGACAATGTAAGATGGACTGCACCCGATCTCTGTCGCTGTTATCCCCATGAATCAAGATGGCCATCGACTTATGATAGTTGATTCTAAGCCCTGAGGCCTCACCAAACACTTGCAACACTGATCTAACAAACGTGAGGTCCAGCTCCTTGGGTTTAACAAAtaggaccacatcgtctatgtagatCGACATCGACTGATGAGCATCGATGCCCGGAAATTTTCCAATGACACCAAGATTGGTAGCCTTGATCATGATGCGTGACAACACGGCCATAGCGATGACGAATAGTAGGGGAGAGATGGGGTCCCCCTGCCTAAGGCCCTTAGCATGAGTGAAGCTTCTGCCGGGAACTCCATTGACAATTACTTTGGTGGTGGCGGTTCGCAAGAGAATAGAGATCCAATCGCACCACTTCTGGCCGAATCCTTTGCTCCTCATCACATCCATCAGGAACGACCAACTGAGGGAATCAAAAGCCCTGGTAATGTCAAGCTTCAAAAAAGCATTGTCCTCCTTACGAGCGTGTAACTTCCTGGCCACTTGCCTAACAAGGAGGAAATTGTCATGCAGATGCCTCCCACAGATGAAAGATGACTGGTTGGCCGTGACGATTTCTTGCATTCTTCTGCGCGCTCTAATCGCGAGCAACTTGGTGAAAATCTTAGCCACACTGTGCGGGAGGCTGATGGGTCGAAAATCTCCAACCTCCTCCGCGTCCGGCTTCTTCGGAATAAGGACGATATGGGCTCAGTTAAGCTTGCCGAAACCTCGGCCATCACCCACGTAGAGCTTAAGAAACACAGCCATGATCTCATGCTTGATGATGGGCTACGCCTTCTAATAAAATGTCGCGGTAACCATCCGGCGCTGGCGCCCGCTCCGGGTGCATCTCTTTAATCGAACTCCAAACTTCCTCCTCCGTGAATATTGCGTCCAACTCCGAGAGATCAAGCTGAGCCTTATCCAGGAAACCAAGATCAACGTCGATGTCGTGAGCTACAGCATGCCCCAAGAGTTGTTCGTAGGCGTCCGAGAAGATCTCCTCCTTTCTTTCTTCCTGCGAGACCAGCACTCCGTTGTGCCTGATGTGAGGGATGAAGTTTTTGGTTCTCCTGCCGTTAGCCACCGCTTGGaagagcttggtgttggcatcccctTCACGAATCCATCTCAAGCGAGATTGCTGTCTCTCAGTGGTACGCTGGAGAGAGGCCAAACCCAAGAGCGCGTGCTTGAGTGATCTCCTCAGCCACCTCTCTCTCCAATCAAGCTGTCGGAACTCCATCGCTCTGTCCAATTTAAGAATGACGTAGTTGGCGATCACCATCTGAATTTTGATATTGCCAATCTTGCATTGGCCCCACGCTTGAAGGGCAGAGGCGGTATTCCTAAAGCAGCGCATTGAGCCTCTTGAAGGGGTCAACAATGTCATCCTCACACACCCAGGCGTCTTTCACAGCTTGTTCTAAGCCCTCCAACCGAGTCCAACAGATCTCAAACCGAAACCTACGCTTTGGGCAGAATGGGGCAGAGGTGGACAAGTGGAGTGGCGCATGGTCCGAGATATTAGAGGAGAGAGCTTGAAGTAGCACATCCGGGAAGTTGAGCTCCCAATCCACCATGACGAGGACCCGATCGATCTTAGTCATCACCAACTGATCTCTTTCATTAGACCAAGTGAAATGCCTACCATGCATATATAGCTCCTTGAGCTCATTGTTATCCACGAACGCCTTAAACTTTCTCATCATGCCCCTGTTGACGTTGGAATTGCTCTTCTCGGTCGCGCGAATGATCATATTAAAATCACCTAGCACCATCCATGGCCCTGGGGACACATCCCTTCTATGCTGTAGCTCAACAAGAAACTGAGTCTTAAGTTCGTCCCCTTGGTGGGCTGTACACCACTGACAAGCACCACTCCGAGCCATCCTTGCTATGAACCAAACCAGAGATGAAATTTGTGTCACAAGTGATATTACCGATAGCGAAATATGCG
Above is a window of Triticum dicoccoides isolate Atlit2015 ecotype Zavitan chromosome 5B, WEW_v2.0, whole genome shotgun sequence DNA encoding:
- the LOC119305411 gene encoding protein LURP-one-related 8-like; translated protein: MAKVHPNVAAPELLAGGRAVVEEQQPTVLTVWRKSLLFNCDGFTVFDSAGGLAFRVDRYGFSSGIRRRAEDVVLMDAAGKPLLTVRRKIKLSLGLGEHWVVYDGEATASTAKPLLSVRRHHAGLRRRASDKTLAHVTPLGPSSAGADAAAYVVEGSYGRRSCAVRDVRGGASVAEVQRKESVGDDVFRLVVPDHRLGTALSMGVVIALDQMFGAASSRTSLLNRSWSA